From a region of the Brevibacterium siliguriense genome:
- a CDS encoding dihydrodipicolinate synthase family protein, producing MFTGLSAFPLTPLKGESLDEDAFVGLIERLVLAGVDSITALGSTGSYAYLNTDERARAAQLSVESALDIPVFIGVGALRTRDVLVNVASAESAGAQGLLLAPVSYQPLTDDEVFELFRTVTESTDLPVVVYDNPGTTHFTFTAELYSRLAALDGVASIKIPGAAASPVGWNERIGEIRAAIGGEVTIGISGDAHAAEGLIAGCDAWYSVIGGTLPAPTLEITRAAEFGNAELARELSAELQPVWDLFTEFEGSLRVTAAIAEHLGLVGADSLPLPVRDLDEAAKRKVTEVAESLDLA from the coding sequence CTGTTCACCGGGCTGAGCGCCTTCCCACTGACTCCGCTGAAAGGTGAATCCCTCGACGAGGATGCCTTCGTCGGACTCATCGAACGTCTCGTCCTCGCCGGAGTCGACTCGATCACGGCGTTGGGGTCGACCGGTTCGTACGCTTACCTCAACACCGATGAGCGTGCCCGAGCTGCGCAGCTGAGCGTCGAATCCGCCCTCGACATTCCCGTCTTCATCGGTGTCGGGGCGCTTCGGACGAGAGACGTTCTGGTCAATGTCGCCTCCGCCGAATCCGCCGGAGCGCAGGGACTGCTGCTGGCACCGGTGAGCTATCAGCCGCTGACCGACGACGAGGTGTTCGAACTCTTCCGCACGGTCACCGAATCCACCGACCTGCCCGTCGTTGTCTACGACAACCCCGGCACGACACATTTCACGTTCACCGCCGAGCTCTACTCACGTTTGGCCGCGCTCGACGGAGTGGCCTCGATCAAGATCCCAGGGGCTGCGGCCTCACCCGTCGGATGGAATGAGCGCATCGGTGAGATCCGCGCAGCCATCGGCGGCGAGGTGACGATAGGCATCTCCGGCGACGCTCATGCCGCGGAAGGTCTCATCGCCGGCTGCGATGCCTGGTACTCGGTCATCGGCGGTACCCTTCCCGCGCCGACACTCGAGATCACGCGGGCCGCCGAATTCGGCAACGCCGAACTCGCCCGCGAACTCTCCGCCGAGCTGCAGCCGGTGTGGGATCTGTTCACCGAATTCGAGGGAAGCCTGCGCGTGACCGCCGCCATCGCCGAACACCTCGGGCTCGTGGGTGCCGACAGTCTCCCTCTGCCGGTCCGTGACCTCGATGAGGCGGCCAAGCGCAAAGTCACCGAAGTGGCCGAGAGCCTCGATCTCGCCTAG
- a CDS encoding GntR family transcriptional regulator → MVTHIPHRGVSVASPSTADVVDIYRVRHHVECSVLEHAPRNHPNAVRMEAAVDAAEKFAAEENWLEVGTANMEFHNAVVSLSDSRRLMQSFSNVLAELRLAFLKVEVLDFLHAPFIGRNQEVIEIYRTDGPAAAATLLGAYLGDSERQVLGAYARAGQD, encoded by the coding sequence TTGGTCACCCACATCCCGCACCGAGGCGTCTCTGTGGCGTCACCGAGCACGGCCGATGTCGTCGACATCTACCGGGTGCGTCATCATGTCGAGTGCTCGGTGCTCGAACACGCACCACGCAATCATCCGAACGCAGTCCGGATGGAGGCGGCCGTCGATGCAGCCGAGAAGTTCGCGGCTGAGGAGAACTGGCTGGAGGTCGGAACGGCGAATATGGAGTTCCACAACGCCGTCGTCTCGCTCTCGGACAGCAGGCGGCTGATGCAGTCGTTCTCCAATGTGCTCGCCGAGCTGCGACTGGCATTCCTTAAAGTCGAGGTCCTCGATTTCCTCCATGCGCCGTTCATCGGCCGCAACCAGGAGGTCATCGAGATCTACCGTACGGACGGTCCGGCGGCCGCGGCGACGCTCCTCGGCGCCTACCTCGGAGATTCCGAACGCCAGGTGCTCGGCGCCTACGCCCGCGCCGGCCAGGACTGA
- a CDS encoding putative hydro-lyase — translation MSAATPSTAAMATMRAAGAEARARIRAGFDGPTSGMAPGLVQANLISVPADWAFDVLLFTQRNPKPCPVVDVLEPGQLASALAPGSDIRTDIPGYRIWENGALADEVTDATAAWEAHPDLVSFLIGCSFTFENGLTEAGIPIRHQAAGRNVPMYRTSTACRPAGRISGDMVVSMRSIPAAQVAEAVRITDRFPAVHGAPIHIGEPSQIGIDDLSTPDFGDAPVIEDGDIPVFWACGVTPQAAIQASGIPFAITHSPGKMFITDEPEDSYRQ, via the coding sequence ATGAGCGCTGCCACCCCCAGCACCGCTGCCATGGCCACGATGCGGGCTGCGGGTGCGGAAGCGCGCGCACGCATCCGGGCAGGATTCGACGGACCCACCTCGGGGATGGCTCCCGGTCTCGTCCAGGCGAACCTCATCTCCGTGCCAGCAGACTGGGCCTTCGACGTCCTCCTGTTCACTCAGCGCAACCCGAAGCCGTGCCCGGTCGTCGACGTCCTCGAACCCGGACAGCTGGCCTCCGCGCTGGCGCCGGGCAGCGATATCCGCACCGACATCCCCGGCTACCGGATCTGGGAGAACGGCGCCCTGGCCGACGAGGTCACCGATGCCACCGCGGCGTGGGAGGCTCACCCGGATCTCGTGTCCTTCCTCATCGGCTGCTCTTTCACCTTCGAGAACGGACTGACCGAGGCGGGCATCCCGATCCGCCACCAGGCAGCCGGTCGCAACGTGCCGATGTACCGCACGTCGACGGCTTGCCGTCCAGCCGGTCGGATCAGTGGGGACATGGTCGTGTCCATGCGTTCGATTCCGGCCGCCCAGGTCGCCGAGGCGGTGCGCATCACCGATCGCTTCCCCGCCGTCCACGGGGCCCCGATCCACATCGGCGAACCCTCCCAGATCGGCATCGACGACCTCTCCACCCCTGACTTCGGTGACGCCCCGGTCATCGAAGACGGCGACATTCCCGTGTTCTGGGCGTGCGGAGTCACCCCACAGGCAGCCATCCAAGCTTCGGGGATTCCCTTCGCGATCACGCACTCACCCGGGAAGATGTTCATCACCGACGAACCGGAAGACAGCTACCGCCAATGA
- a CDS encoding ASCH domain-containing protein → MLTPCGRCCQVILDLHPDALVIVPDSTTGKPSIAPIPALLPHSYRHPDSAPTRLLRLHARYFDAVVDGTKTLTVRWNESHRTGPALAYFENTEHDRLPVEVTSVMVKRLDELESEDLDLTRPSGLDRYIANLRGHYPTMPADANVEIVRFRRTAPDI, encoded by the coding sequence GTGCTGACTCCGTGCGGACGCTGCTGTCAGGTCATCCTCGATCTCCATCCCGATGCGCTCGTCATCGTTCCCGACAGCACCACGGGCAAGCCGTCGATTGCCCCGATTCCCGCGCTGCTCCCCCACTCCTACCGACATCCGGATTCTGCACCCACACGACTGCTGAGGCTCCACGCTCGCTACTTCGACGCGGTCGTCGACGGGACGAAGACGCTGACGGTGCGGTGGAACGAAAGCCACCGCACGGGTCCGGCTCTGGCGTACTTCGAAAACACCGAGCATGACCGCCTCCCCGTGGAAGTCACCTCGGTGATGGTGAAACGACTCGACGAACTTGAGTCCGAGGATCTCGACCTCACCCGCCCAAGTGGACTCGACCGATATATCGCCAATCTCCGCGGCCATTACCCGACCATGCCGGCAGACGCGAACGTCGAGATCGTAAGATTCCGTCGAACCGCGCCCGATATCTGA
- a CDS encoding NRAMP family divalent metal transporter: MSHAPESQPPESASSDATASGLGNATSEIGSKISRSAIIGAIFLMATSAIGPGFITQTATFTAQMGAAFAFAIFASILIDIAIQLNIWRMVTSSGKRAAQLASSAVPGSGILLSILIVVGGLAFNIGNIAGGGLGLNALLGIDPKLGGLLTGVLAIGIFLFKRAGKVVDAVVLVLGVGMIILTCIVAIVSNPPVGEALRQSIAPDTINFATVTTIVGGTVGGYITYSGAHRYLDSGKTGPENAGSVMRSALSGIVVTGVMRYVLFLAILGVVASGVALDLDSSVANPAGQAFASVLGDAGMRIFGAIFWAAALSSVIGAAYTSATFLSAFSKRLEGGWPLQLATVAFIVISLVVYLVLGTAPATLLVFVGGFNGLILPIGLTIFMYIGWFRPRLLRTDSYPKWLLIIGTAATLVTWYTATQSIGPIFAMIGIGG, encoded by the coding sequence ATGTCACACGCACCGGAATCCCAACCGCCGGAATCCGCCTCATCGGACGCGACCGCGTCGGGGCTCGGCAACGCCACGAGTGAGATCGGCTCCAAGATCAGCCGCAGCGCAATCATCGGTGCCATCTTCCTCATGGCCACCTCGGCGATCGGTCCGGGCTTCATCACCCAGACCGCCACGTTCACGGCGCAGATGGGTGCGGCCTTCGCCTTCGCGATCTTCGCGTCGATCCTCATCGACATCGCCATCCAGCTCAATATCTGGCGGATGGTGACCTCCTCGGGCAAACGCGCGGCCCAACTGGCCTCCTCGGCGGTACCGGGATCGGGCATCCTGCTGTCCATCCTCATCGTCGTCGGCGGCCTGGCCTTCAACATCGGCAATATCGCCGGCGGCGGGCTCGGTCTCAACGCTCTGCTCGGCATCGACCCGAAGCTCGGCGGACTGCTCACCGGAGTGCTCGCGATCGGCATCTTCCTGTTCAAACGCGCCGGAAAAGTCGTCGACGCCGTCGTCCTCGTCCTCGGCGTCGGGATGATCATCCTCACCTGCATCGTCGCCATCGTCTCGAACCCGCCGGTCGGTGAGGCGCTCAGACAGTCGATCGCGCCCGACACCATCAACTTCGCCACCGTGACCACGATCGTCGGCGGCACCGTCGGCGGCTACATCACCTACTCGGGCGCCCACCGCTACCTCGACTCGGGCAAGACCGGCCCGGAGAATGCCGGTTCGGTCATGCGCTCGGCGCTGTCGGGCATCGTCGTCACCGGTGTCATGCGCTACGTCCTCTTCCTCGCCATCCTCGGCGTCGTCGCCTCCGGCGTCGCCCTCGACCTCGACTCGAGTGTGGCCAACCCGGCTGGTCAGGCCTTCGCCTCCGTCCTCGGCGATGCGGGAATGCGCATCTTCGGCGCCATCTTCTGGGCCGCGGCACTGAGCTCTGTCATCGGCGCCGCCTACACTTCGGCGACGTTCCTCTCGGCGTTTTCCAAGCGCCTCGAAGGCGGTTGGCCGCTGCAACTGGCGACTGTGGCCTTCATCGTCATCTCACTCGTCGTCTACCTCGTCCTCGGCACGGCGCCTGCCACCCTGCTCGTCTTCGTCGGCGGCTTCAACGGCCTCATCCTGCCGATCGGTCTGACGATCTTCATGTACATCGGCTGGTTCAGACCCCGCCTGCTGCGCACTGACTCGTACCCGAAGTGGTTGCTCATCATCGGCACCGCAGCAACACTGGTCACGTGGTACACGGCCACACAGTCCATCGGCCCCATCTTCGCCATGATCGGAATCGGAGGGTGA
- a CDS encoding 5-oxoprolinase subunit B/C family protein, producing MTSTPQADSLTFHTASKRHLLVECGNLTATMALHHSLEAADLLGVTELIPAARTVLISFDPARTSAGVLAEAVRGLGHTESVSDTAREVTIDVRYDGDDLAEVADLLSVSPAEVVNRHQAATWQVAFAGFAPGFGYLAGDDELFAVPRRSSPRTRVPVGSVALAGEFTGVYPRSSPGGWQLIGRTDAQLWDLDRQPPALFVPGTIVKFTEAEREIVDLAGSSAGPDSSDASGSLSAADAAASHSLEVLRPGLQLLVQDLGRPGFASMGVSAAGAADRTALIAANRLVGNAESAAGLESFGGGVLLRSAGDGVAAVTGATGTITVTAADGTVLTPRLGEAFALSDGDEIDLGTSQRGVRRYVAIRGGIDVETALDSSSADTLAGLGPAAVVKGTTVSVHDPRTATHLVDPTPTGPRVLPQAGETVTLTVTLGPREDWFTEAGIDTLLSQEWTVTHESDRVGLRLSGEVPLERARTGELPSEGAVTGALQVPPNGQPVLFGPDHPLTGGYPIIASVDDLDLAAQLPPGVKLRFTTSAQPTTAHPAEAPRLAQAPRTNDNEG from the coding sequence ATGACCTCGACACCGCAGGCCGACTCCCTGACCTTCCACACCGCCTCCAAGCGCCACCTCCTCGTCGAATGCGGCAACCTCACCGCGACGATGGCCCTGCACCACAGCCTCGAAGCCGCTGATCTGCTCGGCGTCACCGAGCTCATCCCGGCCGCCCGCACGGTGCTCATCAGCTTCGATCCCGCACGCACGAGCGCCGGGGTCCTCGCCGAGGCGGTCCGCGGGCTCGGGCACACCGAGTCGGTTTCGGATACGGCTCGGGAGGTCACGATCGATGTCCGCTACGACGGCGACGACCTTGCCGAGGTGGCCGACCTCCTCTCCGTCTCCCCCGCCGAGGTGGTCAACCGCCACCAGGCCGCGACCTGGCAGGTCGCGTTCGCCGGGTTCGCTCCCGGCTTCGGGTACCTTGCCGGTGATGACGAACTCTTCGCCGTTCCCCGTCGCTCCTCCCCGCGCACACGCGTGCCCGTGGGCTCGGTGGCGCTGGCCGGTGAGTTCACCGGCGTCTACCCGCGCTCCTCCCCCGGCGGCTGGCAGCTCATCGGACGCACCGATGCGCAGCTGTGGGATCTCGACCGACAGCCCCCGGCCCTGTTCGTACCCGGCACGATCGTGAAGTTCACCGAGGCGGAGCGGGAGATCGTGGACCTTGCGGGCTCCAGCGCGGGGCCGGATTCGTCTGATGCATCCGGTTCCCTGAGCGCTGCGGACGCAGCAGCCTCCCATTCCCTCGAGGTGCTGCGTCCCGGGCTGCAGCTGCTAGTCCAAGATCTCGGTCGGCCCGGTTTCGCCTCGATGGGCGTCTCTGCCGCCGGCGCCGCCGACCGCACCGCGTTGATCGCTGCAAACCGTCTCGTCGGCAATGCCGAGTCCGCTGCCGGGCTGGAGAGCTTCGGCGGTGGAGTCCTCCTGCGCTCGGCAGGTGACGGCGTCGCCGCCGTCACCGGTGCCACGGGAACGATCACCGTGACCGCTGCCGATGGCACGGTTCTCACGCCCCGCCTCGGCGAGGCCTTTGCCCTGTCCGACGGGGACGAAATCGACCTCGGAACCTCACAGCGCGGAGTCCGCCGCTACGTGGCAATCCGTGGTGGCATCGACGTCGAAACGGCCCTGGACAGCAGCTCCGCCGACACCCTGGCCGGGCTCGGTCCGGCCGCTGTCGTTAAGGGCACCACGGTCAGTGTGCACGATCCGCGGACGGCGACCCACCTCGTCGATCCCACTCCCACGGGGCCGAGGGTCCTTCCGCAGGCGGGTGAGACGGTGACGCTCACGGTGACCCTGGGACCACGCGAGGACTGGTTCACCGAAGCCGGCATCGACACCCTGCTGTCACAGGAGTGGACGGTCACCCACGAATCGGACAGGGTCGGCCTGCGCCTGTCCGGTGAGGTTCCGCTCGAACGTGCCCGGACCGGGGAGCTGCCCAGCGAAGGCGCGGTCACCGGTGCCCTGCAGGTTCCGCCGAACGGTCAGCCGGTGCTCTTCGGCCCCGACCATCCGCTCACCGGCGGCTACCCGATCATCGCCAGCGTCGATGATCTCGACCTCGCCGCGCAGCTGCCTCCGGGCGTGAAGCTGCGCTTCACCACCTCTGCGCAACCGACGACGGCCCACCCGGCCGAGGCACCCCGCCTGGCCCAGGCGCCCCGCACCAACGACAACGAAGGCTGA
- the bcp gene encoding thioredoxin-dependent thiol peroxidase, protein MSRLSVGDTAPEFTLVNQDGKSVSLSDFRGQRVVVYFYPAAMTPGCTTEACDFRDSLSALKAAGIAVVGISPDKPEKLKQFIEKEGLNFDLLSDEDKTMMTEWGAFGEKKNYGKVVQGVIRSTVVVDAEGKVELAQYNVKATGHVARVRKELGIDAA, encoded by the coding sequence ATGTCACGTCTGTCGGTCGGCGACACCGCCCCGGAATTCACCCTCGTCAACCAGGACGGGAAGTCCGTCAGCCTCAGCGATTTCCGAGGCCAGCGGGTCGTCGTGTACTTCTACCCCGCCGCCATGACCCCGGGCTGCACGACCGAGGCCTGCGATTTCCGCGACTCGCTGTCGGCCCTCAAGGCCGCCGGGATCGCCGTCGTCGGCATCTCCCCGGACAAGCCGGAGAAGCTCAAGCAGTTCATCGAGAAGGAAGGTCTCAACTTCGACCTGCTCTCCGATGAGGACAAGACGATGATGACCGAATGGGGCGCCTTCGGCGAGAAGAAGAACTACGGCAAGGTCGTCCAGGGCGTCATCCGCTCGACCGTCGTCGTCGATGCCGAGGGCAAGGTCGAACTCGCCCAGTACAACGTCAAGGCCACCGGGCACGTCGCCCGCGTGCGCAAGGAACTGGGCATCGACGCTGCCTGA
- a CDS encoding GroES family chaperonin, with amino-acid sequence MADAALPIRMLHDRILLESSAEAGERKSSAGIVIPATASMGRRLVWGKVVAAGPHVRQANLGDTVLYDPEELAEVELEGRAYVLLRERDVHAISEPAEQSSSGMYL; translated from the coding sequence GTGGCTGATGCCGCACTTCCGATCCGGATGCTCCATGACCGGATCCTGCTCGAATCCAGCGCGGAAGCCGGGGAACGCAAATCCTCGGCGGGCATCGTCATTCCCGCCACCGCCAGCATGGGCAGACGCCTCGTATGGGGCAAGGTCGTAGCGGCGGGTCCGCATGTACGGCAGGCCAACCTCGGCGATACCGTTCTCTACGATCCCGAGGAACTCGCCGAGGTGGAGCTCGAGGGGCGCGCGTATGTGCTGCTGCGTGAGCGCGACGTCCACGCGATCTCCGAACCGGCCGAACAGTCGAGTTCCGGAATGTATCTGTGA
- a CDS encoding PfkB family carbohydrate kinase yields MTFDCSLTVVGSINADITATISRLPAAGETVGGGRLSRSPGGKGANQAAAAARLGARTRMIGAIGPDSDGQAMLHALRTAGVRTDDIAEATAETGTALIMVDAAGENQIAVCEGANAEVSLAGIEFGADEAVLTQLEISLDLIVELADRVPGFLAVNAAPALPLPAEVVDRADLIIVNEFEYSQLPQLRTAKLVAVTFGAKGSALLQKGEQIAFAEAVPATPVSTVGAGDAYCAALTIGLISGLGPERALRAANAVGAAAVEVAFAQPEFDRLENYLSTLD; encoded by the coding sequence ATGACCTTCGACTGCTCCCTGACGGTCGTCGGCAGCATCAATGCCGACATCACCGCCACCATCTCCCGACTCCCTGCCGCCGGTGAGACCGTGGGAGGCGGCCGGCTCAGCAGATCGCCCGGCGGAAAGGGCGCGAACCAAGCGGCAGCGGCGGCCCGCCTCGGTGCCCGCACCCGCATGATCGGTGCGATCGGGCCTGACTCCGACGGCCAGGCGATGCTCCATGCCCTCCGCACCGCCGGAGTCCGGACCGATGACATCGCCGAGGCGACCGCCGAGACCGGGACCGCGCTCATCATGGTCGACGCCGCCGGTGAGAACCAGATCGCTGTGTGTGAAGGTGCGAATGCCGAGGTCAGCCTCGCCGGAATCGAGTTCGGAGCCGACGAGGCCGTGCTCACCCAACTCGAGATCTCCCTCGATCTCATCGTCGAACTCGCCGACCGTGTGCCCGGATTCCTCGCGGTCAATGCGGCTCCCGCTCTTCCACTGCCCGCCGAGGTGGTCGATCGTGCCGATCTCATCATCGTCAACGAATTCGAGTACTCCCAGCTGCCGCAGCTGAGGACCGCGAAGCTCGTGGCCGTCACCTTTGGAGCGAAAGGATCGGCACTGCTGCAGAAGGGCGAACAGATCGCCTTCGCCGAGGCGGTGCCAGCGACCCCCGTGAGCACCGTCGGTGCCGGAGACGCCTACTGCGCGGCCCTGACCATCGGTCTGATCAGCGGACTCGGACCGGAACGCGCACTGCGGGCGGCCAACGCCGTGGGCGCAGCGGCCGTGGAAGTCGCATTCGCGCAACCGGAGTTCGATCGGCTTGAGAACTATCTGTCGACCCTCGACTGA
- a CDS encoding LamB/YcsF family protein, producing MTLSVNSELRIDLNSDLGENVPDRIVSDDAAMLGLVTSANVSCGFHAGNPEGIRTTVDAATQGGVVIGAHPGYDDYEGFGRRALDVPAATLQAQVEYQIGALIGLTTAIGGSVAYVKPHGGLYNAIVHDESQAKVVVDAVKAIDDSLVFLGLAGSVANRVAAEAGLTVAAEAFADRSYNPDGSLVSRSEPNAVLHDPEAVAARVLRLVRTGQVEAVDGSLVDVDAQSICFHGDSQGSIDMARAARDLLESEGVTIAAFAGAER from the coding sequence GTGACATTGTCTGTCAACAGCGAACTGAGAATCGACCTCAACTCTGACCTCGGGGAGAACGTGCCCGACCGCATCGTCAGCGACGATGCGGCCATGCTCGGCCTCGTCACCAGCGCCAACGTCTCCTGCGGATTCCACGCCGGCAATCCCGAGGGCATCCGCACCACCGTCGACGCCGCTACGCAGGGCGGCGTCGTCATCGGAGCACACCCCGGATACGACGACTACGAGGGCTTCGGCCGTCGCGCCCTCGACGTGCCCGCCGCCACCTTGCAGGCCCAGGTCGAATACCAGATCGGTGCGCTCATCGGCCTGACCACGGCCATCGGCGGATCCGTCGCCTACGTCAAACCCCACGGCGGTCTCTACAACGCGATCGTCCACGATGAGTCGCAGGCGAAGGTCGTCGTCGACGCAGTCAAGGCCATAGACGACTCTCTTGTCTTCCTCGGACTCGCCGGCAGCGTAGCCAACCGCGTCGCCGCAGAAGCCGGACTGACCGTCGCCGCCGAGGCCTTCGCCGATCGGTCCTACAACCCAGACGGCTCCCTGGTCTCCCGGTCGGAGCCGAACGCGGTCCTCCACGACCCCGAAGCCGTGGCCGCCCGCGTCCTGCGCCTCGTCCGGACCGGGCAGGTCGAAGCCGTCGACGGCAGCCTCGTCGACGTCGACGCGCAGTCCATCTGCTTCCACGGCGACAGCCAGGGATCCATCGACATGGCCCGGGCGGCCCGTGACCTCCTCGAATCCGAAGGCGTCACGATCGCCGCCTTCGCCGGAGCCGAACGATGA
- a CDS encoding ATP-binding protein produces the protein MSRILIANRGEIAVRIIRACAQHGHTSVAVYADQDADAMHARLADESFALPGTSAADTYLNIDSILAAAKSAGADAIHPGYGFLSENADFAAAVEAAGLIWIGPKAETITALGDKVTARQLAQKVGAPLAPGIDRPLENAAEVESFAAEAGLPIIIKAAHGGGGRGMKIVHELTEVAGAFESATREAVEAFGRPECFVEKYLERPRHIEVQVVGDGQGRVVAVGDRDCSAQRRNQKLIEEAPAPGLTDAQREHLHRSAEAICAEVDYRGAGTVEFLLAADGTMTFLEVNTRLQVEHPVTEVTSGVDLVAEQFRIAFGQGLSLESTPRPVGHAIELRINAEDPGRGFLPTPGRIEVLDVPGGLGVRWDSGVRAGDTVQPAFDSLFAKLIVHGPDRGQAIARTVTAAKELNVEGPATVVPCSLAILRDEAFTGLGVAGVDGIHTQWIEAELLPRFETQERPAPVADGQMQRMSIEVDGKLTTIGLPAGLLAALGSAGETEPVTGPGGDGGGAGNSGVASASTGDVTAPVPGSLVDYLVDDGAQVAAGDEVAVLSAMKMETRVEAPADGTLRQMAALGDVVTVGQAIARVD, from the coding sequence ATGTCGAGAATCCTCATCGCCAATCGCGGCGAGATCGCCGTCCGCATCATCCGCGCCTGCGCTCAGCACGGGCACACCTCGGTGGCTGTCTACGCCGATCAGGATGCCGACGCCATGCATGCCAGGCTCGCCGACGAATCATTCGCCCTGCCCGGAACCTCGGCCGCCGACACGTATCTCAACATCGATTCGATCCTCGCCGCAGCGAAATCTGCCGGCGCCGATGCCATCCACCCCGGCTACGGATTCCTGTCGGAGAATGCCGACTTCGCCGCCGCTGTCGAAGCCGCCGGTCTCATCTGGATCGGCCCGAAAGCGGAGACGATCACGGCCCTCGGCGACAAGGTCACGGCCCGCCAGCTCGCGCAGAAGGTCGGCGCGCCCCTGGCACCGGGCATCGACCGCCCCCTGGAGAACGCGGCCGAGGTCGAGTCCTTCGCCGCCGAGGCGGGGCTGCCGATCATCATCAAGGCCGCCCACGGCGGCGGCGGACGCGGAATGAAGATCGTCCACGAGCTGACCGAGGTGGCCGGGGCCTTCGAGTCGGCGACTCGTGAGGCCGTCGAGGCCTTCGGCCGGCCCGAATGCTTCGTCGAGAAGTACCTCGAGCGTCCCCGCCATATCGAGGTCCAGGTCGTCGGCGACGGTCAAGGCCGGGTCGTGGCCGTCGGTGACCGCGACTGCTCCGCCCAGCGACGCAATCAGAAGCTCATCGAGGAAGCACCCGCCCCGGGCCTGACGGATGCGCAGCGCGAGCACCTGCACCGCTCGGCAGAGGCGATCTGCGCCGAGGTGGACTACCGCGGTGCCGGCACCGTCGAATTCCTGCTCGCCGCCGACGGAACCATGACGTTCCTCGAAGTCAACACCCGCCTGCAGGTCGAGCATCCCGTCACTGAGGTGACCTCCGGGGTCGATCTCGTCGCCGAACAGTTCCGCATCGCCTTCGGCCAGGGACTGTCCCTGGAATCGACCCCGCGACCGGTCGGTCATGCCATCGAGCTGCGCATCAACGCCGAAGATCCCGGCCGGGGCTTCCTGCCGACTCCGGGCCGCATCGAGGTTCTCGACGTGCCAGGCGGCCTCGGCGTGCGCTGGGATTCCGGAGTGCGTGCCGGTGACACCGTGCAGCCGGCCTTCGATTCCCTCTTCGCGAAGCTCATCGTTCATGGGCCCGACCGTGGGCAGGCGATCGCCCGCACCGTGACCGCGGCGAAGGAACTCAACGTCGAAGGCCCGGCCACTGTGGTGCCGTGCTCTCTGGCGATCCTTCGTGATGAGGCCTTCACCGGCCTCGGTGTCGCAGGTGTCGACGGCATCCACACTCAGTGGATCGAAGCCGAGCTGCTGCCCCGCTTCGAGACTCAGGAGCGCCCGGCACCGGTGGCCGACGGTCAGATGCAGCGCATGTCGATCGAGGTCGACGGAAAGCTCACTACCATCGGTCTGCCCGCCGGTCTGCTCGCAGCCCTCGGTTCGGCCGGTGAGACCGAGCCGGTCACCGGGCCGGGCGGTGACGGCGGCGGGGCCGGAAACAGTGGAGTCGCCTCGGCTAGCACCGGGGATGTCACCGCACCCGTGCCGGGCAGCCTCGTGGACTACCTCGTCGATGACGGCGCGCAGGTGGCAGCCGGTGACGAAGTCGCAGTTCTGTCGGCGATGAAGATGGAGACCCGGGTCGAAGCGCCTGCCGACGGGACGCTGCGGCAGATGGCAGCCCTCGGCGACGTGGTGACGGTCGGGCAGGCCATCGCGCGGGTCGATTGA
- a CDS encoding DUF3618 domain-containing protein — MTDNVYTSDVTVDQATTAQLAESIRLREERIAENIDELVGRIHPKVLATRAVNKAKSQVVEEDGSPKPEIIALGAGAVLGVAALVVGLSGRKRG; from the coding sequence ATGACTGACAACGTCTACACCTCAGATGTGACCGTCGACCAGGCGACAACCGCACAGCTCGCGGAGTCGATCCGCCTGCGCGAGGAGCGCATCGCCGAGAACATCGACGAACTCGTCGGCCGCATCCACCCGAAGGTGCTGGCGACTCGCGCCGTCAACAAGGCGAAGTCCCAGGTCGTCGAGGAAGACGGCTCTCCCAAACCCGAGATCATCGCGCTCGGCGCAGGTGCCGTCCTCGGTGTGGCCGCCCTCGTCGTCGGACTCTCCGGTCGCAAGCGTGGCTGA